The genomic window TTCAACTAATGAGGCGAGTTCATCAAGAACTTGTATGCTTCCTGTCAACTTGTTCCGAGATAGATCCAATATTTGCAATTTTTTCAGTTTTCCAATCTCCACGGGAATGCCATCTATCAGCCAATTGGAACTTAGATTCAACCCATAGATCAAATTCTGCAATGCTCCAATAGATCCAGGAATTCTGCCTCCAAGCATATTACCACCAAGCTGCAATTCAGAAAGCTTTTTAAATTCTGAAATGAAAGATGGGATGCCTCCACTAAAATGATTCTCTCTCAAAATCAATGTGCTTAGCCCTGTCCAGCTCTGCAACCTTGATGACAATGAACCATTTAGGGAGTTGAATCCCACATCAAACTTGTCCATTTTGGCACAATTTGACAGCTGAGATGGCACAGAGCCTTCTAAGTTGTTGTGAGCAAGATCCAAGGTTCGGAGATTCACAAGCTTTCCAAGTTGCGGAGGTATAAGCCCCGAAAATTTGTTCGCAGACAAAATTAAGGTGGTGAGATTTCTGCAGTTTCCCAAACTGGGTGGAATTGCTCCATCAATTCTGTTATTGCTGATATCCATATATGTGAGATTTGGATTGCTTTCGAAATCAGGAAGAGGCCCAGTGAGAGCATTTTGTTTGAGAATCATTCTCGTAAGAGTTGTACAACTTCCCAAACCAGGAGGCATGCTACCTTGAAGTTGATTGATGCCTAGAGTCAGCAAGCTCAATTTCTTGCCAAAACAGAGATTTGGTGGGATGTTGCCGGTGAACCTATTATTTGTAAAGTCCAGCTGGACTAAACTGCTATTAATTCCCAAGTTTCGAGGTATGACTCCAGAGAAGCGGTTGTTGAACAATGAGATGTTCTTCAGGTGCTTGAGCTCTGTCATTTCCAAAGGTAGCTCACCAGAGAGGTGATTGTTATACACATGGACATTCTGCAAACCCTGAATCTTCCAAATGCTCAGTGGAATTTCGCCACTTAATCGATTGGAAAACAACTCAAGGTCCTTGAGTTTACTCAAATTCCCAAGATCACTTGGGATATTTCCCTCCAGTTGATTGGAATACAGTTGCAACTCTATCAAAGACTTGCAGTGTCCCATTTCGGAAGGTATTGTTCCGGATAAGCGGTTATTAGAAAGATGTAGAAAAGAAAGATGGGTCAGTAAACCAAAGGAGGATGGAATCCTTCCGACTAAGTTACAGTTGACAAGAGCCAATTTTGATAAACCACTACAGTTCCCCAAGCCAGAGGGAATGCCTCCACTAAACACATTATATGATAGATCCAGAAACCCTAAATTGTTACAAGAGCCCACTGGAAATGGAATGGCACCAGTAAGGCTGTTGCTGGCAGCACCAAAATAAGCAAGATCATGGAGGTTGTTTAGACTCTGAGGCAGAACACCTTGCAACAGATTCCGATTCAAAAACAACTCTTGTAGTTTGCTGCAGTTGCCAATGGATGAGGGAACTGTCCCAGATAATTGGTTATCCTGAAGATACAGGATCTTGAGCTGAGTCATGTTCCCAATACTTATGGGGACGGAACCGTTTAGATTGTTGTCAGAGAGGTGAACAATTTGTAGCTGTGAGAGTTGAGTCAAGGAAGCTGGAAAATGGCCTGTGAATAAATTATCAGCAAGGCTTATGTACCTTAAGTTGCGCAAGTTTTTCAAGGTATCAGGTATTGGGCCGTGGAGCGAGTTTGCAGCAAGGTCCAAACGGTGCAACTGAGTGAGATTCCCGATTTCAGGTGCTAAGCGACCGGCAATCCCGAAGCCAGCAAGGTTAAGAGAGACGACGTGCTGGGCATGATGGTCACATTGAACTCCTGCCCACGAGCATGGAGACGGAGAGGCATGCTGCCATTGCCAGCTGGAGTTTATGGAAGGAGGCACCCATGTCCACTTCCTCAAGAGTGAAAGCAGAGTCTCCCCTTCAGAGTTCAGTGCAGAAACAGCATGCAACAAGCAATACAACAAGAGAAGATCCCTCATCGTACCCATTCACCCACTCCCCTTACACGATTAGAATACAAGAATAATGACTTACAAGAGAGAAGGCTAAGTCCAAGGCCATTGCAATGGGAAAAAAGTGGTGTTTTGTGGTATGAAAGAGAGTGGAATGAGATGCAATGTTCTCGAGTGTGTGAAGtgtgaacagagaaagaaaggagGTTGCTCAAGAAGGTGACACTGCACTGCATTAATTTTATTGTAATGTTATGCGGTACAGATGTAGAAACGCATTGAAAATGATGGTTGGCTGTTGCATCCGTTATTCCCATGCCTTTTTCTACTTTCTCAATAAGATACATTAGCAGGTGGGCTAATGACTCTCTTGGGACCAGAGATTGCCACGGTGCTCTTGCCTCTgcttttattttatcttaatcCTATTGCACTCATTTCCACGTCTGAACGCAACTCCAAAATTACCACCTCTCATGTGAACTGAAATACTTAATGTTATTGTACGTCGGACATGCCATATACCCTTGCCTAGATTTTTTTAGTAGTTTATGTTACCATTTATCATTTTAAGCTTATATTGTTACAATAATTCTGACTTTATAAATATTTAAATCGAATTGTAGTTGCTGTTGGGTTGTTCTTTAAGGTCAGAGAGTCTGAAGTCTGAACTGTGAAGTGTGAACCTTTGTTTCTGATTATATTATGGTGCTACCTTTGTCTCTCTTCCGTGAATTTACAATTAATCTGATAAATCACCACGAAAAATTTTTATAATCTGATTTGCCAACTTCTTTAGTTTGACGCTTCAGACAACATTTTACCAAACTTGGTCCCTACGgctgttaaaaaaaataaaaaatattctaatGCATGCAATTTTGGATATTCTACAAGAAAAATAACATCTAaaagtcactacaagaaaatagagttattttaacactttattttttaacaccataattaaatatcaaaattaatatatatttttgacaaatatcgcAAATGTCAACTTTTCTATGTtttcttgatgaataatttgaccGTAGAGAATTACTCCTCAATTTTGATACTCATTTGTTTTTAATTGCAACTCTAATATTgttgataaaaataatatttcaaaaaaattggTTTATTAATAGTTGATTTTCTATAGCTGAAAAAAAGGAAAATGATTTCAAATACACTTTAGAAGTGGATACATGTATACATGCTCGGGCTCGCACACAAGTTCAAGGTTGAAGATCTTTGACTTTTATACTAACGTAGATTCTAGCAGAGGCGGATGCATGTACAAAACGCCAAAATTTACAATTCTTTTGCTAATATATAGATATAAATAATAGATGTACCTATTGTTTTAATTATTTGTCCCAATTCTTAAACATATTTTGAATTTGCTTTcatattgaattttaaaattgatccGTTACTTTATAATTCGATTTTTATTATACATTATGAGTTATAATTTGacattaattattattcattctTTAGTTGTAACCGACATCTTCGttaccgacttaatgaccattATTTTTATCTTAATGACCAAACAGTCATAACATCAACTCTATTCATTAATTTTATACCTATAAAAAGAACCTTCTATATCTAATTTTAGGGCCAATAAATAATAACTTCTATTTCatatcttacattctatatttatAGAATTATTATTATACACAAACATAATAAGTGTTCTTACCAGCTCAAGCCGAGGTATAGGTCGTCCCCTTAATAAGGTCGGCAGACTCCTAAGGCGCGATCCAAAACCTCGTCAACAAAGGAGGAGTGCGAgaggtgggtacctgcaaaggcactccgacgctcaagtcagtaagagAATGTGTATGGAGATTTTTTCTTTTGAAAGATTGCTTACCTCCTCCCGTTCTTACTTTTCCTCTTATACTCGTTTATTGCTGATCGTTAGACCTAGGTCGTAACGCTTGGAGAGGGAATTTATTACTTGTCCGATATTATTGGGTGAGAATGAATGCCGATTATAGCAGATAATCGGTTATGGTAATGGATACGTTACCGAGCTTATAACTCGTAACTGACTTTACTGGTCATATCAATAAGTTATATTTCatatcttacattctatattcatagaattattataaagGGACAACACATGATATGTTCTATTTTCATGTCTtatattctatattcatagaattattataaacaCACAACACATGATAACTTCTATTTCATGTTTTATACATACTATATTCATAGAATCATTCTTATACATtttaaacacttactgacttgaacgtcggagtgtcttttgtaGGTACCCACTCCCTTGTTCGTTCCTTACCGACGTATAACTCATCTCGACAAGAAATTTGAAGACATTTATCGACGGACAAACTATACACCGATCAATCTCCACAAAAACAATTGGGGCTCACCGTGGGACCGATAAACTAATTTCCTACTCCATCGAATAGATTCAAAGAATTTGAATTAtattcaaatatttaaatcaattttcaaataaCATTTATATATTTTAGCAATTTatgtattctatttttttttatttctcaacCTTTATTCAAAACTCAGTTTCACAAGGACATATAACATTTATTGAGAATTTTACAAACAATTCATTTAGAATAATAAAATGACTATTGATActaatctttaatttcttataCTTTCTATCAAtaattcaaattctaaaaatatgcaatttaaactcctaaaattttaaataaatcaatgtATGTCacctataattttttttaatttcatgttctttaattacttgccatgttctatcttttttattcttgaccaAAAGCAGAAAGAATACAAAACCTGCTATATAATCActtataattttgttttcatCTCTTGAGATTATCTACTACATAATAGCCTCATCTCTTACGTTTTTCTTATCTATTGTCACGAGAGTGTTGATAAAACATTTCTCTATATATCATTGTCATTTTAAATCCAAACATACCCTGATTCATTCTTTGCATTAGCTATTCTTATCCATGTATCACACTTGTTGAACATGTTTTGTTTTCTATACTCCAAAATCAAAGCCTACaaatctataaaaaaaattaaaaagtgatTCTTAAAGTTTGATAAACTACAACATCAAATCAAAagtatttttaatttcaatttatatatgAATTCATTCCTCACACATGAACAAATTCTAAACATATCATTATGGCATTATAATTTTCATACCACCATGCTAATTTTTTTCatgaattatatttatttatttatttatttttattactatCTACNNNNNNNNNNNNNNAATAATACTATTTCaatctttattatttattttattatcaatattttattttttttcttacaacatttataaatttaaatgtattttgcatgaatttaaatttaaaattaaattgtttaaaaataattttaatagctCTATGTCATTTGattgattatatattttttattctttagcaATATATACCTGTTgcactatttattttattaaattttatgttactattgatttaatacaaaaagttaaataaaaatacatgcaAACATTCAAAATTTACTATTATTATACGAGAAATATCCCTCGTCATACTGTAACTGCTAAAAATATTATACTAAATGTATCATTCAATGACTCttattttattgctttattatcaaattaaagcataTCTTACAAAACAAAATTCAGATATTCATACATGTATGACATTCATATATGTCGTCTTCTTCTCTATAATTATCAACTTTTAAGGTATATTTTTTCTACTCTGAACTCTTTTATTTGTTCAATATATATTATTCACTATATGTTGCGACTTTGTGCATATTCATTTTCTTAATTTATCTTATTCGTATCAGACCTTCACTATAAATTGtaaatattcaataactaattACTTTGAGCGAGAAATTCATCAATAAGTTGTTGTGAGTCGAAAAAAATTCTCAAGATAATTAACCATTATATTCTCAAATCATACAATCGATTCTGTCAATGGATATCTATTTCTGAACTTTTTAATTCATATACAATCAAAtgctaaaattatttttaagcgGAAAAGTATCCCCCACACAACTATCTTGATTGAATGACTTTTATCACTCAATTATTCTTTAAATAAGTGCCGACATAATAGCCTGACTAAGTTTGGGGGCTCACCATATCATTATTCACTTATCTTTTAACCGAATTataactcattttattttctaagcttaGCCTGGATCATATGATCGACAGACAAAATTTGGGGGCTGTGGTCCATCACCTTATAACtcggtctttattgtgcattatgagttataactcggcgttaACTATCATTCATTCTTTGCTTGTAACCGACACCTTCATTACTAACTTAATGACCATTATTTTTATCTTAATGACCAAATAGTCATAACATCAACTCTATCCATCAATTTTATGCCTATAAAAAGAACCTTCTATATCTAATCTCAAGGACAATAGATAATAACttctatttcatgtcttacattctatatttatAGAATTATTATTATACACAAACATAtgataagttctatttcatatcttacattctatattcatagaattattataaagGGACAATACATGATAAGTTCTATTTTCATGTCtatcttacattctatattcataaaattattataaaCACACAACACATGATAACTTCTATTTAATGTCTTACAttatatattcatagaattattcttataccTTTTAAATACTTACTAACTTGaacgtcggagtgtcttttgcaggtacccacctcCTTGTTTTTTTCTTACCAACGTGTAACTCATCTCGacgaaataaaaatttgaaaacatTCATCAATAATAGACGAGCTATATATCGGTCAATCTctacaagaataaaaatattattgtttagataaattttagtatttcatttTGTCATTTAGCTATTTATctttaacaaaaaatataatgataatttttttagtgtcttaaaaataaaaatacagtgatcttatcttatttatttattatctaaacaaatgtattattttaattaacattgatatgataaaaaaaatgaaagttaAATATATTATCTTCAAATTCAAATGAGATACAAAGAATTTAATGATACGAAATATTATCTTTAATATTATACTAAATATGATAAATGCAATATACTATTATTGGCCTTATATAAATAGTATTAAATTtagttaatatttttataa from Arachis ipaensis cultivar K30076 chromosome B09, Araip1.1, whole genome shotgun sequence includes these protein-coding regions:
- the LOC107619542 gene encoding receptor-like protein kinase, whose product is MGTMRDLLLLYCLLHAVSALNSEGETLLSLLRKWTWVPPSINSSWQWQHASPSPCSWAGVQCDHHAQHVVSLNLAGFGIAGRLAPEIGNLTQLHRLDLAANSLHGPIPDTLKNLRNLRYISLADNLFTGHFPASLTQLSQLQIVHLSDNNLNGSVPISIGNMTQLKILYLQDNQLSGTVPSSIGNCSKLQELFLNRNLLQGVLPQSLNNLHDLAYFGAASNSLTGAIPFPVGSCNNLGFLDLSYNVFSGGIPSGLGNCSGLSKLALVNCNLVGRIPSSFGLLTHLSFLHLSNNRLSGTIPSEMGHCKSLIELQLYSNQLEGNIPSDLGNLSKLKDLELFSNRLSGEIPLSIWKIQGLQNVHVYNNHLSGELPLEMTELKHLKNISLFNNRFSGVIPRNLGINSSLVQLDFTNNRFTGNIPPNLCFGKKLSLLTLGINQLQGSMPPGLGSCTTLTRMILKQNALTGPLPDFESNPNLTYMDISNNRIDGAIPPSLGNCRNLTTLILSANKFSGLIPPQLGKLVNLRTLDLAHNNLEGSVPSQLSNCAKMDKFDVGFNSLNGSLSSRLQSWTGLSTLILRENHFSGGIPSFISEFKKLSELQLGGNMLGGRIPGSIGALQNLIYGLNLSSNWLIDGIPVEIGKLKKLQILDLSRNKLTGSIQVLDELASLVEINISYNSFHGPVPKMLVKLLNSSLPSFLGNPGLCISCSTRDGLACTKSKYLKPCDNKSPKRKGLSKVEIVLTAIGSSIFVILALYAFAFAGKSKHGVNNNNIICGEEGSSSLLNKVMEATDNLSERFVIGRGAHGVVYKALVGPDQAFAVKKLGFGTSRFKKLSMVTEIQTLGRIRHRNLVKVEDFWLRKDFGLILYRYMPNGSLHDVLHEKNPRPVVLEWRVRYKIAVGVSHGLAYLHYDCDPPIVHRDIKPKNILLDSDMEPHIADFGIAKLLSVLTEKSPSSLSSSLPLGTIGYIAPENAYATTASRESDVYSYGVVLLELLTRKKAADDGDLVGWVGSLWRETAEIGQIVDPGLAQEFIDTHIMEQVTKVLMVALRCTEQDPHNRPPMTLVTKLLSDANPPTTNTNPKG